From a region of the uncultured Draconibacterium sp. genome:
- a CDS encoding 4Fe-4S dicluster domain-containing protein, translating to MENKSRRSFMKKLGVSVGAAGLVGGSSLLSSCNQVETASGDTIKLLTSSGELVEVDKAQLKPADMPSLSENQKRGRKGLPGRKFVMVIDLSKCRNARECMKGCQNHHQLRPEQHHINVLQMQDAEHTAPYYMPKPCQHCDNPPCTKVCPVNATFKREDGIVLIDNERCIGCRFCIAACPYSARVFNWFEPRDAEKYEGVTYNIEANVPQKKGTISKCLFSADRLRDGKLPTCVSSCPNGVYWFGDQNEDAVTNGTTHETTSFSKLIKDNAAYTLMEELGTKPRVYYLPPKDRAFPFQGEIEDHHS from the coding sequence ATGGAAAATAAATCACGCAGAAGTTTCATGAAAAAGTTGGGTGTGTCGGTTGGTGCAGCCGGACTAGTTGGAGGCTCCAGTCTTTTAAGTTCATGCAACCAGGTTGAGACCGCCTCTGGCGACACAATTAAACTGCTTACATCGAGTGGAGAACTTGTTGAAGTAGACAAAGCACAGCTTAAACCTGCTGATATGCCAAGTCTTTCGGAAAATCAAAAGCGGGGAAGAAAAGGCTTGCCGGGCCGCAAATTTGTTATGGTTATCGATCTATCGAAATGCCGTAATGCCCGCGAATGTATGAAAGGTTGCCAGAACCATCACCAGTTGCGTCCGGAGCAACACCATATAAATGTATTACAAATGCAGGATGCCGAGCACACCGCTCCGTATTATATGCCTAAACCATGTCAGCATTGCGATAACCCGCCATGTACAAAAGTGTGTCCGGTTAATGCAACTTTTAAACGCGAAGACGGCATTGTTCTTATTGATAATGAACGCTGTATTGGCTGTCGTTTCTGTATTGCAGCCTGTCCGTATTCAGCAAGGGTATTTAACTGGTTTGAGCCACGCGATGCAGAGAAATACGAAGGTGTAACTTATAATATAGAAGCCAACGTTCCACAGAAAAAAGGTACCATTTCGAAATGTTTGTTTAGCGCCGACCGTTTACGCGACGGTAAACTTCCAACATGTGTTTCGTCGTGCCCCAACGGAGTTTACTGGTTTGGCGACCAAAACGAAGATGCCGTTACCAACGGAACGACTCACGAGACCACCAGTTTCAGCAAATTAATTAAAGACAATGCAGCTTATACTTTAATGGAAGAGTTGGGAACCAAACCGCGTGTTTATTACCTGCCACCAAAAGACAGGGCTTTCCCATTTCAAGGCGAAATTGAAGATCACCACTCATAA
- the nrfD gene encoding NrfD/PsrC family molybdoenzyme membrane anchor subunit, with amino-acid sequence MEKTKSPEESRKLLDKITFDLTRSIVKRDELTHFWYFILVMFAAVGLWGWFIQIRDGLGVTGMRDYVSWGMYIANFVFFVAVSLIGFLISSSLQLLKISWSKPISRVAEQIAIAAVALAGIIIVMDMGRPDRFLNVFLHGRFASPIIWDVTVVTTYLTISVLLYYIPLIPDLALLRDRGGDDIPKWKMQVYKILSLGWKGNEKQYKLVAHSMRVLMILILPVGLSIHTVTSWLFAATLRSGWDTTIFGPYFVAGAFVAGSAAVVILMYAYRVRYRLGEYFEDLHFDYMGKLLVFVCLVYLYFNINEFWVPAYKMKTAEGIHLRTLFTGSYAPMFWSAQLLGLIFPIFLMLFRFFRKPVPLTIISVFVLIASWIKRYIIVVPTLEHPFLPVQNVPDYFKHYSPTSTEIMITIFSFTAALLIITILAKMFPVITIWEYAEEKGIDKEILAEPKK; translated from the coding sequence ATGGAAAAAACAAAATCGCCGGAAGAATCCCGGAAATTATTGGATAAGATAACTTTCGACCTCACCCGCTCGATTGTAAAACGCGACGAGCTCACGCATTTCTGGTATTTCATACTTGTTATGTTTGCCGCCGTTGGTTTATGGGGTTGGTTTATACAAATTCGCGACGGGCTGGGTGTAACCGGAATGCGCGATTATGTATCGTGGGGAATGTACATTGCCAACTTTGTATTTTTTGTGGCTGTTAGTCTGATCGGATTTTTAATCAGCTCATCGTTACAGCTTTTAAAAATTAGTTGGTCGAAACCTATTTCACGGGTAGCCGAACAAATTGCGATTGCAGCAGTAGCACTGGCGGGTATTATTATTGTAATGGACATGGGGCGTCCCGACCGCTTTCTCAACGTATTTCTACACGGACGTTTTGCATCACCAATTATTTGGGATGTTACTGTTGTAACCACTTATTTAACCATTTCGGTACTCTTATATTATATCCCGCTCATCCCCGACCTTGCCTTGTTGCGTGACCGTGGTGGCGACGATATTCCAAAATGGAAAATGCAGGTATACAAAATACTGTCACTTGGCTGGAAAGGAAATGAGAAACAATATAAGCTCGTGGCACACTCTATGCGCGTACTTATGATTCTTATTCTTCCCGTTGGTTTATCCATACACACCGTAACATCGTGGTTATTTGCAGCCACTTTGCGATCGGGTTGGGATACTACTATTTTTGGGCCCTACTTTGTGGCAGGTGCTTTTGTTGCCGGTTCAGCAGCAGTAGTTATATTAATGTATGCTTACAGAGTTCGTTACCGCTTAGGAGAATACTTTGAAGATCTGCACTTCGATTATATGGGAAAATTACTGGTTTTTGTTTGCCTGGTTTACCTGTATTTTAACATCAACGAATTTTGGGTACCGGCCTATAAAATGAAAACAGCAGAAGGAATTCATCTGCGGACCCTTTTTACCGGAAGTTATGCTCCAATGTTTTGGTCAGCTCAATTGCTGGGATTAATCTTCCCCATATTCCTCATGCTATTCAGGTTCTTCAGAAAACCAGTGCCTTTAACCATCATCTCAGTGTTTGTGCTTATAGCCTCATGGATAAAACGATACATTATTGTTGTTCCAACACTGGAACACCCGTTTTTGCCGGTGCAAAATGTACCCGATTATTTCAAACATTATTCGCCAACAAGTACCGAAATCATGATCACCATTTTCTCGTTTACGGCTGCCCTGCTCATAATTACGATATTGGCAAAAATGTTCCCGGTAATTACCATTTGGGAGTACGCCGAAGAAAAAGGCATTGACAAAGAAATTCTTGCTGAACCGAAAAAATAA
- a CDS encoding cytochrome c: protein MKIKLLFVAFVFLAQQGMAQEWLVPEDQKNIENPSEYNLANVKKGKDLYLLNCKSCHGDAGKNNGLPLVPPPPDVTSDQMQANTEGELFYKITHGRGGMPQFETTLSEDDRWRLVNYIHNYSSDTEPLLVEEPPKKAKVLASVNESERIVEVFAEYKNKDSVYVALAETPISIGAQKAFGTLPIGEVLTNKEGRAEYAIPETLIGDEEGMVTLVVDLGEGFITEDVVLDASKVGQPKPTPVLIKEEVLWSTNDNIQTWLLLSYLAAVCGAWGTIGYVVFQIFKISRAGKEE, encoded by the coding sequence ATGAAGATCAAATTATTATTTGTAGCATTCGTTTTTCTTGCCCAGCAGGGAATGGCACAGGAATGGTTGGTTCCTGAAGATCAGAAGAATATTGAGAACCCGTCAGAATATAATCTTGCCAATGTAAAAAAAGGAAAAGACCTTTACTTACTAAATTGCAAATCGTGCCACGGCGATGCGGGGAAAAACAACGGATTACCATTAGTTCCTCCCCCACCCGATGTAACCAGCGACCAAATGCAGGCCAACACCGAGGGCGAGTTGTTTTATAAAATTACGCACGGGCGCGGTGGTATGCCACAATTCGAAACCACTCTTTCGGAAGACGACCGCTGGCGTTTAGTAAACTACATTCACAATTACAGCTCCGACACCGAACCGCTTTTGGTAGAAGAACCACCGAAAAAAGCAAAAGTATTAGCATCGGTAAACGAGTCGGAGCGTATTGTTGAAGTTTTTGCCGAATACAAGAACAAGGATAGTGTTTATGTTGCACTTGCTGAAACTCCAATTTCAATTGGTGCGCAAAAAGCCTTTGGAACACTTCCAATCGGAGAGGTTCTTACCAATAAAGAAGGACGTGCAGAATATGCCATTCCTGAAACCCTGATTGGCGACGAAGAGGGAATGGTAACGCTTGTTGTGGACCTAGGCGAGGGATTTATTACCGAAGATGTTGTGCTTGACGCCTCAAAAGTAGGCCAGCCAAAACCTACCCCGGTACTTATTAAAGAAGAGGTACTTTGGTCAACCAACGATAATATACAAACCTGGTTATTGCTTTCCTATCTGGCCGCAGTTTGTGGAGCATGGGGAACAATTGGCTATGTTGTATTTCAGATTTTTAAAATCAGCCGAGCCGGAAAAGAAGAATAA
- the ccoS gene encoding cbb3-type cytochrome oxidase assembly protein CcoS, with the protein MNIFYLLIGVSLLVALIFLGAFIWSVRSGQYDDSETPSMRMLFDDDDVESESETDEEKKNNKK; encoded by the coding sequence ATGAATATTTTTTATCTGCTGATAGGAGTTAGTTTACTGGTAGCACTCATTTTTTTGGGTGCCTTTATCTGGTCGGTTCGGTCGGGTCAGTATGATGATAGCGAAACTCCATCGATGCGGATGCTGTTTGACGACGACGATGTAGAATCGGAATCTGAAACCGATGAAGAAAAAAAGAATAATAAAAAATAA
- the ccoN gene encoding cytochrome-c oxidase, cbb3-type subunit I, protein MENQKFNYDNKIVKLFILATLLWGVVGVLVGILAAAQLAFPVFNFGLEFTTFGRVRPLHTNAIIFAFVGNAIFAGVYYSMQKLLKARMFSDTLSKIHFWGWQLIIVLAAVTLLAGFTTSKEYAELEWPIDILITIIWVVFGWNMIGTIVVRRVQHIYAAIWWYLATFLGVAMLHVVNSFELPISLFKSYSIYAGAQDAVVQWWYGHNAVAFFLTTPFLGLMYYYLPKAANRPIYSYKLSIIHFWSLIFLYMWAGPHHLLYQALPNWAQALGTTFSIMLIAPSWGGMINGLLTLRGAWDRVRDSAALKFMVVAVTAYGMSTFEGPMMSLKSVNQITHFTDWTIAHVHIGGMGWNGGLVFGMLYWLVPKLFKTKLFSEKLANTHFWLSTLAILVYAIPLYWAAVTQWLMWRNFTDEGFLQYPNFLETVTQLIPMYIARIFAGILFLVGFLIMVYNLVKTMAAGSFVNDEAAEAPALVLAGARNPMKETVHRWMERRGVRFSILVFIALAIGGAVEIIPMIFIKSNVPTIDSVKPYTPLELEGRDLYVKEGCYVCHSQMVRPFRWETDRYGEYSKIGEFVYDYPFQWGSKRTGPDLARAGVVGGPMYKNAAWHYNHFMDPQKMNEQSIMPNYAWLAIKNTDLSLTPKKIRAMQTLGVPYPEGYDEKAVDDYLTQAEGIVADLKASGIETDAKKQIVAMIAYMHKLGKDISEQPEVAQVELHSESFTETVAQKEVKLLTSDEDLSAGQKIFETTCVVCHGADGKGIATFPSLVDDEWLHGNSPEEVFHSISEGNVAKGMVPYKTQYSEKQILQLTSYVLTTLQNKENEDRK, encoded by the coding sequence ATGGAAAATCAAAAATTTAATTACGACAACAAAATAGTTAAGTTGTTTATTCTGGCTACACTGCTTTGGGGTGTTGTTGGCGTACTGGTAGGCATTCTTGCTGCGGCGCAGCTGGCCTTCCCTGTATTCAACTTTGGTCTCGAATTTACCACTTTCGGAAGGGTGAGACCGCTACATACCAATGCCATTATTTTTGCATTTGTGGGAAATGCCATTTTTGCAGGAGTGTATTACTCCATGCAGAAATTGCTTAAAGCCCGAATGTTTAGCGACACCTTAAGCAAAATCCACTTTTGGGGCTGGCAACTTATCATTGTTCTGGCAGCCGTTACGCTGCTGGCCGGATTTACCACCTCGAAAGAATATGCCGAACTGGAATGGCCAATTGATATTTTGATTACCATTATTTGGGTGGTTTTTGGTTGGAACATGATCGGGACAATTGTTGTTCGTCGTGTTCAGCATATTTATGCAGCCATTTGGTGGTACCTGGCTACTTTCCTTGGCGTGGCCATGTTGCACGTGGTAAACTCTTTCGAGTTGCCAATATCGTTGTTTAAAAGTTATTCCATTTATGCAGGAGCACAAGACGCAGTAGTACAATGGTGGTACGGCCACAACGCCGTGGCATTTTTCCTTACAACTCCGTTTTTGGGCTTAATGTATTATTATCTGCCCAAAGCGGCCAACCGTCCAATTTATTCGTACAAACTGTCGATCATTCACTTTTGGTCGCTTATATTTTTATATATGTGGGCAGGGCCACACCATTTGTTGTATCAGGCGTTGCCTAACTGGGCACAGGCTTTGGGTACTACATTCTCAATAATGCTTATAGCACCAAGTTGGGGAGGAATGATAAACGGTCTGCTCACCTTGCGTGGTGCCTGGGACCGTGTTCGCGATAGTGCCGCTCTCAAGTTCATGGTAGTTGCTGTAACGGCTTACGGTATGTCAACTTTCGAAGGCCCGATGATGTCGTTGAAATCAGTAAACCAAATTACCCACTTTACCGACTGGACCATCGCTCACGTACACATTGGTGGTATGGGCTGGAACGGAGGTCTTGTATTTGGTATGCTGTACTGGTTGGTACCAAAACTGTTTAAAACAAAACTATTCTCTGAGAAATTAGCCAATACACACTTTTGGTTATCAACACTGGCAATTTTAGTTTATGCCATCCCGCTTTACTGGGCAGCTGTTACTCAATGGTTGATGTGGAGAAACTTCACCGACGAAGGTTTCCTTCAGTATCCGAACTTCCTTGAAACAGTAACACAGCTGATTCCGATGTACATCGCTCGTATTTTTGCCGGAATTCTGTTCCTTGTTGGATTCCTTATTATGGTTTACAACCTGGTAAAAACAATGGCTGCCGGAAGTTTTGTTAACGATGAAGCTGCCGAAGCACCCGCTCTTGTATTGGCCGGAGCTCGCAACCCAATGAAAGAAACCGTACACCGATGGATGGAAAGAAGAGGTGTTCGTTTCTCTATCCTGGTATTTATTGCGCTGGCTATTGGTGGAGCTGTTGAGATTATTCCGATGATATTTATAAAATCGAACGTACCAACCATCGACTCGGTGAAACCATACACGCCACTTGAGCTGGAGGGTCGCGACCTGTATGTAAAAGAAGGGTGTTATGTGTGTCACTCGCAAATGGTTCGTCCGTTCCGTTGGGAAACCGATCGTTATGGCGAGTACTCAAAAATTGGCGAGTTCGTCTATGACTATCCGTTCCAATGGGGATCGAAACGTACCGGCCCCGATTTGGCACGCGCCGGAGTGGTTGGCGGACCAATGTACAAAAATGCGGCCTGGCACTACAACCACTTTATGGATCCGCAGAAAATGAACGAACAATCGATAATGCCGAATTATGCGTGGCTGGCGATTAAAAACACCGATCTTTCGCTAACACCGAAAAAGATCAGGGCCATGCAAACACTGGGCGTTCCTTACCCTGAAGGATACGACGAAAAAGCCGTTGACGATTACCTGACACAGGCCGAAGGAATTGTTGCCGACTTAAAAGCTTCGGGTATTGAAACCGATGCAAAAAAACAGATCGTTGCAATGATTGCCTACATGCACAAACTGGGAAAAGACATTTCTGAACAGCCGGAAGTTGCCCAAGTTGAATTGCATTCGGAATCGTTCACTGAAACCGTCGCTCAAAAAGAGGTTAAACTATTAACAAGTGATGAAGACTTATCTGCCGGACAGAAAATATTTGAAACAACTTGTGTTGTGTGTCATGGAGCTGATGGAAAAGGAATTGCAACTTTCCCCAGCCTTGTTGATGATGAATGGCTGCACGGGAACTCTCCTGAAGAAGTTTTCCATTCAATTTCAGAAGGAAACGTAGCAAAAGGAATGGTGCCTTACAAAACACAGTATTCAGAAAAACAGATTCTGCAGTTGACAAGCTACGTATTAACAACTCTACAAAACAAAGAAAATGAAGATCGTAAGTAA
- a CDS encoding cbb3-type cytochrome c oxidase N-terminal domain-containing protein: MSDKNKQILEHDEHLMDHDYDGIKELDNPPPRWIMMLFYITIGWSIIYGAYYFWLKEGNLQDEEYAKKSMQHDEKYQIASLSAEDLVAFTDEESIAEGKQIYTDLACMACHGMNGEGNAIGPNLTDDYTLHGCDFESVFHTIKEGVPAKGMTAYKTQMSDEKIQKVASYVLTLRGTNPANAKDPQGEKCE, encoded by the coding sequence ATGTCAGATAAAAACAAACAAATACTGGAGCACGACGAGCACCTGATGGACCACGATTATGATGGTATTAAGGAGTTGGATAATCCGCCGCCACGATGGATTATGATGTTATTTTATATCACCATTGGCTGGTCGATTATCTATGGAGCTTATTATTTCTGGTTAAAAGAAGGCAACCTGCAGGATGAAGAATATGCCAAGAAATCGATGCAACACGATGAAAAATATCAAATTGCTTCACTTTCGGCAGAAGATCTTGTTGCTTTTACCGATGAAGAATCGATTGCTGAGGGGAAACAAATTTATACCGATTTGGCATGTATGGCTTGCCACGGCATGAACGGTGAGGGAAATGCAATTGGCCCGAATTTAACTGATGATTACACGCTGCATGGTTGCGATTTTGAAAGTGTGTTTCATACCATTAAAGAAGGTGTTCCGGCAAAAGGAATGACCGCTTATAAAACGCAGATGAGCGATGAGAAAATTCAAAAAGTTGCCAGTTACGTATTGACATTGAGAGGTACTAATCCTGCCAATGCCAAAGATCCGCAAGGAGAAAAGTGTGAGTAA
- the ccoG gene encoding cytochrome c oxidase accessory protein CcoG: MANQKLDFRDYPINWNERGGRKWIYAKKPSGKWFNRRTIVSYLLLLFWVGVPFIRVDGNPLILLDIAHRKFIIFGAIFWAQDTFILALLMLSFVLFVVLFTVTFGRLWCGWTCPQTIFLEMVFRKIEYLIEGDYRERHKLDNSPWTTKKIFKKTLKHGIFMLISIAMTNVFLMWFIGSERWIEMIQEPISQNISGFLVMLLVSAFFYWVYSFFREQICTMVCPYGRMQGVLLDSKSIAVTYDYVRGEPRGGHGDGDCTDCKQCISVCPTGIDIRNGSQLECINCTACIDQCNKIMHVTGKPPGLIRYASEAQIKGQQNSIWNTRNRAYSFVLLLIFSFFVYTLFTRPILETTILRSPGLLYQEQDSTLSNVYNIKIVNKTHDELPLELRVISHDGKIQMAGNTIILKDQDMYESTFILFLSKSEVTSDKTEVEFGVFSNNELIETYKASFVGP, translated from the coding sequence ATGGCAAATCAAAAACTCGACTTCAGAGACTATCCCATTAACTGGAACGAGCGGGGAGGACGAAAATGGATTTATGCCAAAAAGCCCTCGGGTAAATGGTTTAACCGGCGAACTATTGTCAGTTACTTGCTATTGTTGTTTTGGGTTGGTGTACCATTTATTCGGGTGGATGGCAATCCACTGATTTTACTCGATATTGCCCACCGGAAATTTATCATTTTCGGAGCTATATTTTGGGCACAGGATACTTTTATTCTGGCACTTTTAATGCTTTCGTTTGTTCTTTTCGTGGTATTGTTTACGGTAACCTTTGGCCGGCTGTGGTGTGGATGGACTTGTCCGCAAACCATATTTCTGGAAATGGTATTTCGCAAAATTGAATACTTAATTGAAGGCGATTACCGCGAGCGTCATAAACTAGATAACAGTCCGTGGACCACAAAAAAAATCTTTAAGAAAACACTGAAACACGGAATTTTCATGCTCATTTCAATTGCTATGACCAACGTTTTTCTGATGTGGTTTATTGGCAGCGAGCGTTGGATCGAGATGATTCAGGAACCCATTAGCCAAAACATTTCCGGCTTTTTGGTGATGTTGCTTGTTTCTGCATTTTTTTATTGGGTATATTCGTTTTTCCGCGAACAAATCTGCACAATGGTTTGCCCTTACGGACGTATGCAGGGCGTTTTGCTCGATTCGAAATCGATAGCAGTTACTTATGATTATGTACGTGGCGAACCTCGCGGCGGACACGGCGATGGAGATTGCACCGATTGTAAACAGTGTATTTCGGTGTGCCCAACCGGAATTGATATCCGCAACGGTTCTCAGCTTGAATGTATTAACTGCACCGCGTGTATCGACCAGTGTAACAAAATTATGCATGTTACCGGCAAGCCTCCTGGTTTAATCCGCTATGCTTCTGAAGCCCAAATTAAGGGCCAGCAAAATTCAATATGGAATACACGTAATCGAGCCTATTCGTTTGTACTGTTGCTTATCTTCTCGTTCTTTGTTTACACCTTGTTTACCAGACCTATTTTGGAAACAACTATATTACGTTCGCCGGGCTTGCTTTACCAGGAACAGGATTCAACCTTGTCGAACGTTTACAATATTAAAATAGTAAATAAAACACACGACGAACTTCCGCTTGAATTGCGTGTTATCTCTCATGATGGCAAAATTCAAATGGCCGGAAATACAATAATTTTGAAGGATCAGGATATGTACGAATCGACATTTATTCTTTTCTTGTCAAAAAGCGAAGTTACGAGTGACAAAACGGAAGTTGAATTTGGTGTTTTCAGCAATAATGAATTAATTGAAACCTATAAAGCCAGTTTTGTTGGGCCATGA
- a CDS encoding FixH family protein has protein sequence MKFNWGTGIFLFLALFLAGSAVFIVFAVRQPVNLVHKDYYEKGVDYTEQMNVNARSKPFARSFDVNLNNESLVINIENKLATKIDSGNMQLYRPSDYTKDIRHEILAGNRSIQFPKTELIAGRYILKLTWYTNGLRYEVDRPLNIQ, from the coding sequence ATGAAGTTTAATTGGGGAACAGGGATATTTCTTTTTCTGGCGTTGTTTTTAGCCGGATCGGCTGTTTTTATTGTATTTGCAGTGCGCCAGCCGGTAAACCTGGTGCATAAAGATTATTACGAAAAAGGTGTTGATTATACCGAACAGATGAATGTAAATGCCCGGTCGAAACCATTTGCCCGGTCGTTTGATGTGAACCTGAACAACGAGTCATTGGTAATCAATATTGAAAATAAACTGGCAACAAAAATCGATTCCGGCAATATGCAATTATATCGCCCGTCGGATTATACAAAAGACATAAGGCACGAAATTTTGGCGGGAAACAGATCGATCCAATTCCCAAAAACCGAGTTGATAGCCGGCCGTTACATTTTAAAACTTACGTGGTATACCAACGGTTTACGTTATGAAGTTGATCGCCCGTTAAATATTCAGTAA
- a CDS encoding sulfite exporter TauE/SafE family protein gives MTIFISALILGLMGSFHCAGMCGPIAIALPLHGNTVPQKIFGGTLYNLGRTLTYGVMGAIFGLLGQGLQLIGFQQKVSVIMGALMIISVLFPTLFKNQYKMDKSWLSAVGKLKKKIGEMFSIRSFQSLFFIGMLNGLLPCGLVYMAIAGAIGTGGIAEGSLYMILFGLGTIPMLLAISLAGNVMSLAVRKKINKLIPVLVVVVGILFVLRGLSLGIPYLSPPKQKIEQKFEKSLETESAAMHTETKGDCCKVD, from the coding sequence ATGACAATTTTTATTTCAGCACTTATTTTAGGATTGATGGGCAGTTTCCACTGTGCCGGTATGTGTGGACCAATTGCCATTGCTTTGCCACTTCACGGAAACACCGTTCCGCAAAAAATATTTGGAGGCACCCTGTATAACCTGGGGCGTACCTTAACCTACGGAGTTATGGGAGCTATTTTCGGGCTTCTCGGGCAGGGACTTCAGCTCATCGGATTTCAGCAAAAAGTATCGGTGATAATGGGCGCTCTGATGATCATCTCAGTGCTATTCCCAACATTATTTAAAAACCAGTATAAAATGGATAAAAGCTGGCTTTCTGCTGTGGGGAAACTGAAAAAGAAAATTGGTGAAATGTTCTCCATCCGTTCGTTTCAAAGTTTGTTTTTTATTGGCATGCTAAACGGTCTGCTTCCTTGTGGATTGGTTTATATGGCTATTGCCGGAGCGATTGGTACCGGCGGAATTGCCGAAGGATCGCTGTACATGATTCTTTTTGGACTGGGAACAATCCCCATGTTACTAGCCATATCTCTGGCAGGAAATGTAATGAGTTTAGCGGTACGAAAGAAGATCAACAAGCTAATTCCGGTACTGGTTGTTGTTGTCGGAATTTTGTTTGTATTGCGTGGATTAAGTTTGGGCATCCCCTATTTAAGTCCGCCAAAACAAAAAATTGAGCAGAAATTTGAAAAAAGTCTGGAAACTGAAAGTGCCGCAATGCATACCGAGACAAAAGGAGATTGTTGTAAAGTAGATTAG